The Sphaeramia orbicularis chromosome 16, fSphaOr1.1, whole genome shotgun sequence genome window below encodes:
- the LOC115435602 gene encoding sodium channel subunit beta-1, with protein sequence MISQLLVALSLFVCQCHGGCAEVDSMTEAVAGEGFLLGCISCKRREEVSASATVDWHFKRLGEDEFSHIFHYDHPSADILHKDFSNRLEWQGTQNRDIQIGGIFISNVAFNDTGTYRCTFHRTLFLPLYDEQVIVEKEVELTVVAVANRELTAVISEIMMYVLIVVLQLWLIVVLVYCYKKISEEHEAREARKALKAQALLLQSKDNCDGVQLD encoded by the exons ATGATAAGCCAGCTTTTAGTTGCCCTCAGTCTTTTTG TGTGTCAGTGTCATGGTGGCTGTGCAGAGGTGGACTCCATGACTGAAGCTGTGGCTGGGGAAGGATTTTTGCTGGGTTGTATCTCCTGTAAAAGACGAGAGGAAGTCTCCGCCTCAGCCACTGTAGACTGGCATTTTAAACGGCTGGGAGAAGATGAGTTTAGCCAT aTCTTCCACTATGATCACCCAAGTGCTGACATCCTCCACAAAGATTTTAGCAACCGTCTGGAGTGGCAAGGCACACAAAACCGTGACATTCAGATAGGAGGCATTTTCATCAGTAATGTAGCCTTTAATGACACTGGGACATATCGCTGTACTTTCCATCGCACCCTTTTCCTGCCTTTGTACGATGAACAAGTCATTGTGGAAAAGGAGGTGGAGCTCACTGTGGTGGCAGTAG CCAATCGGGAACTGACGGCAGTGATCTCAGAGATTATGATGTATGTGCTGATTGTGGTTCTACAGCTGTGGCTCATTGTGGTTCTGGTCTACTGTTACAAGAAGATATCAGAGGAGCACGAGGCTCGGGAGGCCCGTAAAGCTCTCAAGGCCCAGGCATT ACTATTACAATCAAAAGACAACTGTGATGGAGTTCAGCTGGACTAA